From a single Salvelinus sp. IW2-2015 linkage group LG22, ASM291031v2, whole genome shotgun sequence genomic region:
- the LOC111949633 gene encoding LOW QUALITY PROTEIN: rho GTPase-activating protein 35-like (The sequence of the model RefSeq protein was modified relative to this genomic sequence to represent the inferred CDS: inserted 5 bases in 3 codons; deleted 2 bases in 1 codon), with protein MMMAKKQDVKAPTYNLVVVGLSGTEKEKGQCGVGKSCLCNRFVRPSADDFYLDHTSVLSTSDFGGRVVNNDHFLFWGETGRVLEEGPECRMHVVEQTEFIDDQTFQPHRSTALQPYIKRAASNKLASAEKLMYFCTDQLGLEQDFEQKQMPEGKLMVDGFLLCVDVSRGMNRNFDEQMKFITNLYNQLAKNKKPVVLVLTKCDEGVERYIKDSHTFALAKKNLQVVETSARSNVNVDLAFLTLVQLIDKGRGKPKIIPYFEALKQQSQQIASAKDHYEWQVSRIVKNHNETWPNINQRMQTSPEYKEYVFLEGTAKAKKLFQQHVHRLKQEHIERRRKVYLSTLPQALVSLVPALDEIDHLSWSGVQKVLETKRDFSHWFVVLDDTPWETTPHIDNMEDERIPEDLLETPAAETIYESHLEHLRNERKKAEMKWEFKEKLSASPFITAGKPWEEARSFIMNEDFYQWLEEPEYLDIYNRHQKEIIDRAKEDFQELLLEYSELFYELEVDAKPSKEKMGAIQEVLGEEQRFKALQKLQAERDALVLKHIHFVYHPTKETCPNSPHCVDCKIEQVLASKFPTRYSFFDSHKPGDGNADRINLVILGKDGLGRELANEIRALCTNDDRYVLDGKMYELSLRPIEGNVRLPVNSFHTPTFTPHGVLCLYNSKESLSYIVESIEKLRESTLGRRENSLFQLPMNLLLVTKRGVGSVRDIGGETAHTLILQGQQVAGKLQCGYLDPASPGVGYGRNVNEKQINQVLKGLLECRRPPGSIGSSSPPLPPSFRDSHSQPIPETDLRIVMCLMCGDDYDVEQLLSPLLLPQHCRPASSLSSGTSVLLELTVGAQRHTIDLSLLSFHSSFALRKSRLVHGYIAVYSARRKASMETLCAFLCEVQDIIPVQLLAVXESQAELSDSEVAREQVSQGEELAREIEARFNTVVCGPGGVVGGLHRIDLFQPFLKEVVEKRTIVEATHMYDNVAEACTTESMSPARCNSPSPINTLLDSEEDVEPSPPYPDXTXTSHLGGFKLPDLESSDAFSVISEISTFESKLNNKVPPQVRPKPPVRKVNLGPYMDQQGTNRRSLPPAVTWAPGSDGGYDPSDYAEPVDAVIKQRPTEEESIYSVPHDSTQGKIITIRNANKHSNGGGNGSDSEADSSSLERRRKMSALGVKPRLYRDRSKRLGKFSSFRTSFSIGSDDELGPPKAPEELGGAHKGDNSINEEGEDPKRRNILRSLRRNTKKPRPKPRHSLSKVESNYFGVPLASVVTPDRPIPLFIDKCIRYIEATGITTEGIYRVSGNKSEMESMQRQFDQDHNLDLVEKDFTINTVAGAMKAFFSELPEPLLPYSHQIELVEAFKVSTQDQRVHAMKDILRRFPXENYDVFKYVINHLNKVSQNNRLNLMTSENLSICFWPTLMRPDFTTMDALTATRTYQTIIESFIHQCAFFFYNQPLSDXPSGHASPTATLSSHGGTSAYSSLAYSSPSLTPAPAPYVMPATPPVIPHYGPPHTQMSPPHTPSPPFRPCCPXLHPHHPPTEQHML; from the exons ATGATGATGGCAAAAAAGCAAGATGTGAAGGCGCCCACCTACAACCTGGTCGTGGTGGGCCTGTCcggcacagagaaagagaaggggcaGTGTGGCGTAGGCAAGTCCTGCCTGTGCAACCGCTTCGTCCGTCCCAGCGCAGACGACTTTTACCTGGACCACACCTCCGTGCTAAGCACCAGCgacttcggaggacgcgtggtgAACAATGACCACTTCCTGTTCTGGGGGGAAACGGGGCGGGTGCTGGAGGAGGGGCCGGAATGCAGGATGCATGTGGTGGAGCAGACAGAGTTCATTGATGACCAGACGTTCCAGCCACACCGTTCCACAGCCCTCCAGCCTTACATCAAGAGAGCAGCTTCCAACAAGCTGGCCTCTGCAGAAAAGCTGATGTACTTCTGCACAGACCAGCTAGGGCTGGAGCAGGACTTTGAGCAGAAGCAGATGCCTGAGGGGAAGCTGATGGTGGATGGCTTCCTCCTCTGTGTGGACGTCAGCAGGGGCATGAACCGCAACTTTGACGAACAGATGAAGTTCATCACTAATCTCTACAACCAGCTAGCCAAGAACAAGAAGCCAGTAGTTCTGGTGCTCACCAAGTGCGACGAGGGGGTGGAGCGCTACATCAAGGACTCGCACACCTTCGCCCTGGCCAAGAAGAACCTCCAGGTGGTGGAGACGTCAGCACGTTCCAACGTCAATGTAGACCTGGCCTTCCTCACTCTGGTGCAGCTGATAGACAAGGGCCGGGGCAAACCCAAGATCATCCCCTACTTTGAGGCCTTGAAGCAACAGAGCCAGCAGATCGCCTCGGCTAAAGACCACTACGAATGGCAGGTCAGCCGCATCGTGAAGAACCACAATGAGACGTGGCCCAACATAAACCAGCGCATGCAGACCTCTCCAGAGTACAAGGAGTATGTCTTCCTGGAGGGCACGGCCAAAGCCAAGAAGCTCTTCCAGCAGCACGTCCACAGGCTCAAACAGGAGCACATTGAGCGAAGGCGGAAGGTCTATCTCAGCACCCTGCCTCAGGCACTGGTTTCCCTAGTCCCTGCGCTGGACGAGATCGACCACCTGAGCTGGTCCGGGGTCCAGAAGGTTCTGGAGACCAAGCGGGACTTCTCCCATTGGTTCGTTGTGTTGGACGACACCCCGTGGGAGACCACGCCACACATAGACAACATGGAGGACGAGAGGATTCCAGAGGATCTCCTGGAGACCCCTGCGGCCGAGACGATTTATGAGAGCCACCTGGAGCACCTGAGAAACGAGCGCAAAAAGGCGGAGATGAAGTGGGAGTTCAAGGAAAAGCTCAGTGCCTCTCCCTTTATCACAGCAGGCAAGCCCTGGGAGGAGGCACGCAGCTTCATCATGAATGAAGACTTCTATCAGTGGCTCGAGGAACCAGAGTACCTAGACATCTACAACAGGCACCAGAAGGAGATCATCGACCGAGCCAAGGAGGACTTCCAGGAGCTACTGCTGGAGTACTCAGAGCTCTTCTATGAGCTGGAGGTAGACGCCAAGCCAAGTAAGGAGAAGATGGGGGCCATCCAGGAGGTGTTGGGGGAGGAGCAAAGGTTCAAGGCCCTGCAGAAGTTACAGGCAGAGAGGGACGCTTTGGTGCTCAAGCATATCCACTTTGTCTACCACCCCACCAAGGAGACCTGCCCAAATAGCCCCCACTGTGTGGACTGTAAGATCGAACAGGTTCTAGCCTCCAAGTTCCCCACTCGATACTCCTTCTTTGATAGCCATAAACCGGGTGACGGGAACGCAGATCGGATTAACCTGGTTATTCTGGGTAAAGACGGCCTAGGTAGAGAACTGGCCaatgagatcagggctttgtgcacTAATGACGACCGGTACGTGCTGGATGGGAAAATGTATGAGTTGTCCCTCCGGCCCATAGAAGGCAACGTTCGGCTGCCGGTCAATTCCTTCCACACACCTACCTTCACCCCCCATGGTGTCCTGTGTCTCTACAACTCTAAGGAGTCACTATCCTACATTGTGGAGAGCATTGAGAAGCTCAGAGAGTCCACGCTAGGCAGAAGGGAAAACAGTCTATTTCAGCTGCCCATGAACCTTCTCCTAGTCACCAAACGGGGAGTAGGGTCCGTCAGGGACATTGGGGGGGAGACGGCCCACACACTTATCCTCCAGGGGCAGCAGGTGGCTGGGAAGCTACAGTGTGGTTACCTAGACCCCGCCTCCCCTGGGGTGGGCTATGGACGCAATGTGAACGAAAAGCAGATCAACCAGGTGTTAAAAGGTCTGTTAGAATGCCGTAGGCCCCCTGggagcataggcagcagctcccCTCCTTTACCCCCTTCCTTCAGAGACTCTCACTCCCAGCCCATCCCTGAGACAGACCTGCGGATAGTCATGTGCCTGATGTGTGGGGACGATTATGACGTGGAGCAGCTCCTYTCGCCTCTCCTGCTGCCCCAGCACTGTCGGCCGGCCTCCAGCCTGAGCAGTGGMACGTCCGTGCTCCTAGAGCTCACRGTGGGGGCYCAGAGGCACACCATCGACCTYTCCCTGCTCTCCTTCCACTCCTCATTTGCCCTACGGAAGAGCCGGCTGGTGCACGGCTACATTGCYGTGTATTCKGCCAGGCGCAAGGCGTCCATGGAGACCCTGTGTGCGTTCCTGTGCGARGTGCAGGACATCATCCCCGTGCAGYTGCTKGCRGTGGKGGAGAGYCAGGCTGAGCTGTCGGACTCCGAGGTGGCCAGGGAGCAGGTGAGCCAGGGGGAGGAGCTGGCCCGGGAGATCGAGGCCAGGTTTAACACAGTRGTGTGTGGGCCYGGAGGGGTGGTGGGAGGMCTGCACAGGATAGACCTCTTCCAGCCCTTCCTGAAGGAGGTTGTGGAGAAACGCACCATWGTGGAGGCCACACACATGTACGATAATGTAGCAGAGGCCTGCACCACTGAGAGYATGAGCCCGGCCCGCTGCAATTCCCCCAGCCCCATCAACACCCTGCTAGACTCTGAGGAGGAYGTGGAGCCCTCGCCYCCCTACCCYGAYGKTACCCYCACCTCCCACCTGGGGGGYTTCAAGCTCCCYGACCTGGAGTCCAGCGACGCCTTCTCGGTCATCTCCGAGATCAGCACCTTCGAGAGTAAGCTCAACAACAAGGTGCCCCCGCAGGTACGGCCCAAGCCCCCCGTACGGAAAGTCAACCTGGGGCCCTACATGGACCAGCAAGGGACCAACCGCCGCTCCTTACCCCCTGCTGTCACCTGGGCGCCGGGCAGYGACGGTGGCTACGACCCCTCGGACTACGCCGAGCCCGTGGATGCCGTGATCAAACAGCGGCCCACGGAGGAGGAGAGCATCTACTCGGTGCCCCATGACAGCACTCAGGGCAAGATCATCACCATCCGCAACGCCAACAAGCATTCTAACGGCGGGGGCAATGGCTCGGATAGYGAGGCTGACAGCAGCTCCCTGGAGCGGAGGCGGAAGATGTCTGCTCTGGGGGTGAAGCCGCGGCTGTACCGTGACCGCTCGAAACGCCTGGGCAAGTTCAGCAGCTTCCGCACTAGCTTCTCTATCGGCAGTGATGACGAGCTGGGGCCACCCAAAGCACCAGAGGAGCTGGGCGGGGCGCACAAGGGGGACAACTCTATTAACGAGGAGGGTGAGGACCCCAAGAGGAGGAACATCCTCAGGAGCCTGCGCAGAAACACCAAG AAACCGCGGCCCAAGCCCAGGCATTCCTTATCCAAAGTAGAAAGCAACTACTTTGGCGTGCCATTGGCCAGCGTGGTGACACCTGACCGACCCATCCCGCTCTTCATCGACAAGTGCATCCGATATATCGAGGCAACAG gtATCACTACTGAAGGGATCTACAGGGTGAGTGGGAACAAGTCAGAGATGGAGAGCATGCAGAGGCAGTTTGACCAGG ACCATAACCTGGACCTGGTGGAGAAGGACTTCACTATCAACACGGTGGCCGGGGCCATGAAGGCCTTCTTCTCTGAGCTTCCTGAACCACTGTTGCCCTACAGCCATCAGATTGAACTGGTGGAGGCCTTCA AAGT ATCAACACAGGATCAGCGGGTTCACGCCATGAAGGACATCCTGCGCCGTTTCCC AGAAAACTACGACGTCTTCAAATACGTCATCAATCACTTGAACAA ggtGAGCCAGAATAACCGTTTGAACCTGATGACCAGTGAGAATCTGTCCATCTGTTTTTGGCCCACTCTGATGCGGCCCGACTTCACAACAATGGACGCCCTGACGGCCACGCGGACCTACCAGACAATCATCGAGTCCTTCATCCACCAGTGTGCTTTCTTCTTCTACAATCAGCCCCTGTCTG ACCCTAGCGGGCACGCCTCCCCCACTGCCACCCTCTCCTCCCACGGGGGAACCTCGGCCTACTCCTCCTTGGCCTACAGC TCTCCGTCCCTCACACCCGCCCCGGCCCCTTACGTTATGCCCGCCACGCCGCCCGTCATCCCCCACTACGGGCCGCCCCATACCCAGATGTCCCCGCCACACACCCCCAGTCCCCCATTCAGGCCCTGCTGCCC CCTGCACCCCCATCACCCCCCCACGGAACAACACATGCTGTGA